In uncultured Desulfobacter sp., one DNA window encodes the following:
- the gyrB gene encoding DNA topoisomerase (ATP-hydrolyzing) subunit B, whose protein sequence is MNKNQGSKDYGAGAIKVLEGLEAVRKRPSMYIGNVDLEGLHHLVYEVVDNCIDEAMAGYCDTVLVTIHEDMSVSVEDNGRGIPVEMHETEQIPACEVVMTKLHAGGKFDKDAYKVSGGLHGVGISVVNALSEHLTMEVFKNGKIYNQTYSKGHKLTELQVLGDTEKKGTRITFIPDFTIMNQNEFSYDTLCRRMRELAFLNKGIKIVIEDERSAQKDDFHYEGGIISFVEYLNRASTPLHDPIHIEGDKNDVQIEVAIQYNDTFKEKLYSFANNIRTIEGGFHVSGFKGALTRTVNAYISGNSNLPKNMQNIKIGGDDMREGLAVIISVKLMEPQFEGQTKTKLGNNEVKGIVESLLNEKLAQFLEENPNVAKKIIAKGVDAARARDAAKRARELARKKGTLLDSTLPGKLAECQFADPAERELFLVEGDSAGGSAKQGRDRRFQAILPLKGKILNVEKARFDKILRSDEIKNIITVLGTGAGREEYNIEKIRYHKVVIMTDADVDGSHIRTLLLTFFYRQMPDLISNGYLYIAQPPLFRVGSRKNGVYLKNENEYADYLIRRIASQKQIVLNSQDTPLTEDEFYAFLQNMTDYYNNMNQLHKRDYDTDLLFALIEEGVSSKRFLEEKTNLEALSGMLQDKGYAPQQIEFDEERNIYEMDILDNTGQTKLLRVGRDILGTNDYQKMRQAYEKIKELNQPPFSISSRAADAKTVTTLDDLNGLYEFLMAEAKKGINIQRYKGLGEMNADQLWETTMNPEKRIMLKVDIEDAEKADEIFTLLMGEEVEPRRNFIQKHALEVSSLDY, encoded by the coding sequence ATGAATAAAAATCAAGGAAGTAAAGATTACGGCGCAGGCGCCATCAAAGTTTTAGAAGGCCTTGAAGCTGTTCGGAAAAGACCGTCCATGTATATCGGCAACGTGGACCTTGAAGGCCTTCACCATCTCGTATATGAGGTGGTGGACAATTGCATTGATGAGGCCATGGCAGGATATTGCGATACGGTTCTTGTCACCATCCACGAGGATATGTCGGTAAGTGTGGAAGACAACGGCCGGGGTATCCCCGTTGAAATGCACGAAACCGAACAGATACCGGCCTGCGAGGTGGTCATGACCAAACTGCATGCCGGCGGCAAATTCGATAAGGATGCATATAAAGTTTCCGGCGGCCTGCATGGGGTGGGTATCTCCGTTGTCAATGCCCTGTCCGAACACCTGACCATGGAGGTGTTCAAGAACGGTAAAATCTACAATCAAACCTATTCCAAAGGTCACAAACTCACTGAACTGCAAGTCCTTGGTGATACGGAAAAAAAGGGAACCAGAATTACGTTCATCCCGGATTTCACCATTATGAATCAAAATGAGTTCAGCTACGACACACTATGCCGGCGTATGCGGGAACTTGCATTTTTGAACAAAGGGATCAAAATTGTCATTGAGGACGAACGATCCGCCCAGAAAGATGATTTTCATTATGAAGGGGGGATTATCTCCTTTGTGGAATACCTGAACCGGGCGTCTACCCCACTGCACGATCCCATTCATATTGAAGGGGATAAAAACGATGTTCAGATAGAGGTGGCCATTCAGTACAATGATACCTTCAAGGAAAAACTGTACTCGTTTGCCAACAACATCAGAACTATTGAAGGCGGATTCCATGTATCCGGGTTTAAAGGGGCCCTGACCCGTACGGTGAATGCCTATATTTCAGGCAACAGCAATCTGCCCAAAAACATGCAGAACATCAAAATCGGCGGCGATGATATGAGAGAGGGGTTGGCCGTCATCATCTCGGTCAAACTCATGGAGCCCCAGTTTGAAGGCCAGACCAAGACAAAACTGGGGAACAATGAGGTCAAAGGCATTGTTGAATCCCTGCTCAACGAAAAACTGGCCCAGTTCCTGGAAGAAAATCCGAATGTAGCCAAAAAAATCATCGCCAAGGGCGTGGATGCGGCACGGGCCAGGGATGCAGCCAAACGAGCCAGGGAACTTGCCCGTAAAAAAGGGACACTGCTTGATTCCACACTGCCGGGCAAGCTTGCCGAATGCCAGTTTGCCGACCCTGCAGAGCGTGAACTGTTCCTCGTGGAGGGCGATTCTGCAGGCGGGTCTGCCAAACAGGGTCGGGACCGTCGCTTTCAGGCCATCCTTCCATTAAAAGGTAAAATTCTCAATGTGGAAAAAGCGCGGTTCGATAAAATTCTTCGAAGTGACGAGATAAAAAACATCATTACGGTGTTAGGTACAGGCGCGGGCAGGGAAGAGTATAACATAGAAAAAATCCGCTATCATAAAGTGGTGATCATGACCGATGCGGACGTGGACGGCTCGCACATCCGGACCCTGCTGCTCACCTTTTTTTACCGCCAGATGCCGGATTTGATATCAAACGGCTATCTATATATTGCCCAACCCCCGCTTTTCAGGGTGGGATCAAGAAAAAACGGCGTATACCTAAAAAATGAAAATGAATACGCCGACTACCTGATCCGCAGAATTGCATCCCAGAAACAGATCGTCCTCAACAGCCAGGATACACCTCTGACCGAGGATGAATTCTATGCATTCCTGCAAAACATGACAGATTACTACAACAACATGAACCAGCTTCATAAACGCGATTATGATACCGATCTTTTGTTTGCCCTGATCGAGGAAGGGGTTAGTTCAAAGCGCTTCCTGGAAGAAAAAACCAACCTGGAAGCCTTGTCCGGGATGCTTCAAGATAAAGGATACGCCCCCCAGCAGATTGAATTTGATGAGGAACGCAACATTTATGAAATGGATATCCTGGACAACACAGGGCAGACAAAGCTGCTGCGTGTGGGAAGAGACATTCTTGGTACCAACGACTATCAGAAAATGCGCCAGGCCTATGAAAAAATAAAAGAGTTGAACCAGCCACCCTTTTCCATCTCCTCAAGGGCCGCAGACGCAAAAACCGTAACTACCCTTGATGATTTAAACGGCCTTTATGAATTCCTCATGGCCGAAGCCAAAAAGGGCATCAATATACAGCGGTACAAAGGTCTAGGTGAAATGAACGCGGATCAGCTGTGGGAAACAACCATGAATCCGGAAAAAAGGATTATGCTCAAGGTGGATATTGAAGATGCAGAAAAAGCTGACGAGATATTTACCCTACTCATGGGTGAAGAGGTGGAGCCCCGGCGTAATTTTATCCAGAAGCATGCATTGGAAGTGTCTTCCCTGGATTACTAA
- the dnaN gene encoding DNA polymerase III subunit beta, giving the protein MKFSFNKKDILEVLAKVQGITGRKTNLKITSDLLIKAAESKITITANDLETVFTGTYEAQVETPGILSINSKKFFEIIREYPNENICINEVENRWVEIGSGDSVYHIVSSDYENFPETPVIENVNFIEVAAKDLKQMVAVSSVIGYQNEEKRTYVLGALIEKAEVDGAEMLRIVSTDSRRLHCFDVPFQGNLDLGESRIIIPKKGLTELGKFIDSDIEPIKVGVKKNHFVFQRANESIMIKLLEGDYPDYKLVINLEDMIPVEIDREMFLTLMKRVSILTSEDYKSVVFNFTDNNLTVTITNPEIGESKEQLMLGFSGEEIKSAFNPRYFKDALNLFDDEIVTLNIKDSKSPCIVKSMKNNNLICVIMAIHLS; this is encoded by the coding sequence ATGAAATTTTCCTTCAACAAAAAGGATATCCTGGAAGTTCTGGCAAAAGTTCAGGGTATCACCGGCAGAAAAACAAATTTAAAAATCACCTCTGATCTCTTGATCAAGGCAGCGGAGTCAAAAATCACCATCACGGCCAATGACCTTGAAACGGTTTTCACCGGCACCTATGAGGCACAGGTTGAAACGCCGGGCATTTTGTCTATCAATTCAAAAAAATTCTTTGAAATTATCAGGGAATACCCCAATGAAAATATCTGCATTAATGAAGTTGAAAACCGGTGGGTTGAAATAGGATCCGGGGACAGTGTTTATCACATTGTCTCTTCGGACTATGAAAATTTTCCGGAAACCCCTGTGATTGAAAACGTCAATTTCATAGAGGTTGCAGCCAAAGACCTGAAACAGATGGTCGCCGTCTCTTCGGTGATTGGATACCAGAACGAGGAAAAAAGGACCTATGTCCTGGGCGCTTTGATTGAAAAGGCCGAGGTTGACGGCGCAGAAATGCTTCGGATCGTTTCAACGGATTCACGGCGGCTTCACTGTTTTGATGTGCCGTTTCAAGGAAATCTTGATTTAGGGGAGTCCCGGATAATCATCCCCAAAAAAGGGCTGACCGAACTTGGAAAATTCATTGATTCCGATATAGAACCCATCAAGGTGGGCGTCAAGAAAAATCATTTTGTGTTCCAGCGGGCCAACGAATCCATCATGATCAAACTGCTTGAAGGCGACTATCCGGACTACAAGCTTGTCATAAACCTGGAGGACATGATCCCCGTTGAAATTGACCGGGAAATGTTTCTGACACTGATGAAACGGGTATCCATCCTTACCTCGGAAGACTATAAAAGCGTTGTATTCAACTTCACGGATAATAACCTGACCGTTACCATTACCAACCCTGAGATCGGCGAATCAAAAGAACAACTTATGCTTGGTTTCTCAGGCGAAGAAATTAAAAGCGCTTTTAATCCCAGATACTTCAAGGACGCCCTAAATCTGTTCGACGACGAAATTGTGACATTGAACATAAAAGACAGCAAAAGCCCCTGCATCGTTAAAAGCATGAAAAACAATAACCTTATCTGCGTAATAATGGCCATCCATCTATCATGA
- a CDS encoding EFR1 family ferrodoxin (N-terminal region resembles flavodoxins. C-terminal ferrodoxin region binds two 4Fe-4S clusters.) codes for MKKITLIYFSPTKTTETVLRAVTQGLAQSMEISGSEITAVNVTSPKLRDTMLAPLDDNDIVLLGAPVYAGRLPADAADFFKKLTASNTPAILTVVYGNREYEDALLELKDVAAACGFTPVAGGAFIGEHSFASTDIPVALNRPDENDLKQAEDFGKKSGYLLKKTKDLKKLSTLEVPGNFPYKEGMGKGAPDFIKVTDLCTNCGICAAACPTEAIDAEKGFATIAADCILCCACIKACPEQARLMKDGPIKDKARWLNETCSTPKSVQTFFATES; via the coding sequence ATGAAAAAGATCACCCTTATATATTTCAGCCCCACCAAAACAACTGAAACCGTTCTTAGAGCCGTCACCCAGGGTCTTGCCCAAAGTATGGAAATAAGTGGTTCCGAAATAACCGCCGTCAACGTCACCTCCCCTAAACTTCGGGATACCATGCTTGCACCCCTTGACGACAATGACATCGTACTCTTGGGGGCTCCTGTATATGCCGGACGCTTACCTGCAGATGCCGCTGATTTTTTCAAAAAACTGACGGCGTCCAATACCCCGGCCATACTCACCGTGGTATACGGTAACAGAGAATATGAGGATGCGTTGCTGGAACTTAAGGATGTTGCGGCAGCATGCGGATTTACGCCTGTTGCCGGGGGGGCCTTTATTGGCGAACACTCTTTTGCAAGCACGGATATTCCCGTTGCCCTGAACCGGCCGGATGAGAACGATCTGAAACAAGCCGAAGACTTTGGGAAAAAGTCCGGGTATCTGCTGAAAAAGACCAAGGATTTAAAAAAACTTTCGACTTTGGAGGTACCGGGCAATTTTCCGTACAAGGAGGGCATGGGCAAAGGAGCCCCGGACTTCATCAAGGTAACGGATTTATGTACCAACTGCGGGATTTGTGCTGCGGCGTGTCCGACAGAGGCCATCGATGCCGAAAAAGGATTTGCCACTATTGCCGCAGACTGTATTCTGTGCTGCGCCTGTATCAAGGCATGTCCGGAACAGGCACGATTGATGAAGGACGGCCCCATCAAAGATAAAGCCAGATGGCTTAACGAAACCTGTTCAACCCCCAAATCCGTCCAGACCTTTTTTGCCACAGAATCCTGA
- a CDS encoding anaerobic ribonucleoside-triphosphate reductase activating protein, which translates to MYIGGFQKNSLIDFPGTIACVVFTRGCNFTCPYCHNPGLVSVTAAPEGGGSDVGAGSNHGTPSRPDSPDQKEILKFLDKRKGMIEGVVVTGGEPTLQADLINFIQTVRQMGYKIKLDTNGTAPRVLETLFSQGLVDYLAMDIKTDTDHYPMVMKNPGLLDRVVESIALIMEKAPAYEFRTTCTKPFVTPAIMDNIGRMIRGAASYVLQPCSRNVDMLDPDFAAEDNHFLNADDMAALKAAVLPFVENTRIR; encoded by the coding sequence ATGTATATTGGCGGATTTCAAAAAAACTCCCTGATTGATTTTCCGGGCACCATCGCCTGTGTGGTGTTCACCCGGGGGTGTAACTTCACCTGCCCCTATTGCCATAATCCCGGCCTTGTTTCCGTCACTGCCGCTCCCGAAGGGGGCGGCAGTGACGTTGGTGCGGGTTCAAATCACGGAACCCCGAGCCGGCCCGACAGCCCGGATCAAAAAGAAATTCTGAAATTTCTGGATAAACGCAAAGGCATGATTGAGGGGGTTGTCGTTACCGGCGGAGAGCCCACCCTTCAAGCGGATCTGATTAATTTTATCCAAACGGTCCGGCAAATGGGATACAAAATCAAGCTGGACACCAACGGCACGGCCCCCAGGGTCCTGGAAACACTTTTTTCCCAGGGTCTTGTGGATTATCTGGCCATGGACATTAAAACAGATACCGACCACTATCCCATGGTAATGAAAAACCCAGGACTCCTGGATCGGGTTGTGGAAAGTATTGCCCTTATCATGGAAAAAGCACCTGCCTATGAATTTAGAACAACCTGTACAAAGCCCTTTGTCACGCCGGCTATCATGGACAATATCGGCAGGATGATCCGCGGGGCTGCATCCTATGTACTCCAGCCCTGTTCCCGAAACGTTGATATGCTGGATCCGGATTTTGCCGCTGAGGATAATCATTTTCTAAACGCCGATGATATGGCGGCATTGAAAGCAGCTGTCTTGCCTTTTGTGGAGAATACCAGGATACGATAG